In Bacillus thuringiensis, the DNA window AAAGTTGTTTTAGTAACAGCGATTAACCCAACTCCAGCTGGAGAAGGTAAATCAACAGTAACAGTTGGTTTAGGTCAAGCTTTTAATAAAATTGGTAAGAAAACAGTAATTGCACTTCGCGAACCATCTCTTGGACCAACGATGGGACTAAAAGGCGGAGCAGCAGGTGGTGGTTTTTCACAGGTAGTACCTATGGAAGACATTAACCTTCACTTTACTGGAGATATCCATGCGATCACAACTGCTAATAACGCGTTAGCGGCGTTTATTGATAATCATATCCAACAAGGAAACACACTTGGAATTGATACGCGCAAAATCGTTTGGAAACGCTGTGTTGACTTAAATGATCGTGCCCTACGTAACGTAGTAATTGGTCTTGGTGGACCAGTTCAAGGTGTACCACGTGAAGACGGTTTCGATATTACAGTAGCATCTGAAATTATGGCCGTATTCTGCCTTGCAACAGATATTCAAGATTTAAAAGCACGTCTATCTCGCATTGTTGTTGCTTACAACTTTGCAAATCAACCTGTAACGGTTAAAGATTTAGGTGTAGAAGGTGCGTTAACATTACTACTAAAAGACGCATTAAAACCAAACTTAGTACAAACGTTAGAAAATACACCTGCTATCATTCACGGCGGACCATTTGCGAATATTGCTCACGGCTGTAACAGTGTTATCGCTACAACAGTGGCAGCAAAATTAGGTGATTATGTTATTACAGAAGCTGGATTTGGTGCAGATTTAGGTGCTGAGAAGTTTTTAGATATTAAAGCTCGTGCAGCTGGCATTAAACCAGAAGCAGTTGTTATTGTTGCGACTATTCGCGCGCTTAAAATGCATGGCGGCGTAGCAAAAGACCAATTAAAAGAAGAAAATGTAGATGCACTAGCAAAAGGTATGGAAAACTTACAGAAGCATGTTGAAACAATTCAAAGCTTCGGTGTGCCTTTCGTAATTGCAATTAATAAATTCATTACAGATACAGATGCAGAAGTTGCATACTTACAAGAGTGGTGTAATGAGCGTGGCTATGCAGTATCCTTAACAGAAGTTTGGGAGAAAGGTGGCCAAGGCGGAGTTGACCTTGCTGAGAAAGTGTTAAAAGAAATTGAAAAAGGTGAGAACAACTACGCACCACTTTATGAATTAGAATTACCATTAGAAGAAAAAATTCGTACGATTGCTCAAAAGGTGTACGGCGCAAAAGATATTGAATTTGCTCCGAAAGCACGTAAGCAATTAGCTCAATATGAAGGAGAAGGTTGGAGTAACCTACCAGTTTGTATGGCGAAAACACAATATTCTCTTTCTGACGATGCAACGAAATTAGGTCGCCCATCTGACTTTATCGTTACAATTCGTGAGTTAAAACCATCTATTGGTGCAGGGTTTATTGTTGCGTTAACAGGAACAATGTTAACAATGCCAGGCCTTCCAAAACAGCCAGCAGCACTACAAATGGATGTAAATGAAGATGGAAAAGCAGTA includes these proteins:
- a CDS encoding formate--tetrahydrofolate ligase — protein: MTTTTTVKSDIEIAQEASMKKIQEIAAELNILEDELEPYGHYKGKLSLDIFKRLQNEKDGKVVLVTAINPTPAGEGKSTVTVGLGQAFNKIGKKTVIALREPSLGPTMGLKGGAAGGGFSQVVPMEDINLHFTGDIHAITTANNALAAFIDNHIQQGNTLGIDTRKIVWKRCVDLNDRALRNVVIGLGGPVQGVPREDGFDITVASEIMAVFCLATDIQDLKARLSRIVVAYNFANQPVTVKDLGVEGALTLLLKDALKPNLVQTLENTPAIIHGGPFANIAHGCNSVIATTVAAKLGDYVITEAGFGADLGAEKFLDIKARAAGIKPEAVVIVATIRALKMHGGVAKDQLKEENVDALAKGMENLQKHVETIQSFGVPFVIAINKFITDTDAEVAYLQEWCNERGYAVSLTEVWEKGGQGGVDLAEKVLKEIEKGENNYAPLYELELPLEEKIRTIAQKVYGAKDIEFAPKARKQLAQYEGEGWSNLPVCMAKTQYSLSDDATKLGRPSDFIVTIRELKPSIGAGFIVALTGTMLTMPGLPKQPAALQMDVNEDGKAVGLF